The stretch of DNA ATGAAGTAGAAAATAGCGAACCCTTAAGCGCTTGGCTGATGCCTTTGGTCTTTAATGAAGAAGAATATAGCATTCGAAAATTGTATAAGTTTTGGATACGCATTGGAGAATTAATGAGAGATAACGATAATGGATTGTTCTTGGGACTGCCAGAAGAAATGGAGCAATTATCTGAGCAATACCACGATGATGATGCCTATGAAAAAGCTATTTTTGAATTGCTCTCCAAAAGGCTACAGCAGCAGCAAAAAAAGATTATTCTTTTTATTGATAATGTGGGGGATATGTTCACCAAGTTTACGGAGAAAGAAGCCCATCGCTTACGTAAAATTCTACAGACATCAGCCGATATTCGCATTTTTGCTGCCTCTTCCAAACTGATTGAGGCTTTTTATACCTATAGCCATCCCTTTTATGAGTTTTTTAAAATGGAAGAGTTAAGTGGTCTAGACCAGCAAGAAACAGAAGATATTTTATTGCAATTGGGTAAAGCCTACCAGCAGGAAGACAAAATAAAACATATCCTTGAACACGAAAAAGGAAGGGTAGAAGCGCTTAGGCGACTGACTGGCGGCGTCATCCGTACCATGGTATTGTTGTTTGAGATTTTTATCGATAAAAAGGACGGAGATGCTTTTAATGACCTGGAAACGATTCTCGATCGGGTTACCCCCTTGTATAAACATCGAATGGATGATCTCTCTCCTAACCAACAGGAAATCGTAGAGGCCATCGCCTTTGCCTGGGATGCCATTAACGTAAAGGAAATTAAGCAAAAAACACGCATGGAAAGCAAAGTCATCTCCGCTCAACTCAACGCCTTGGTGAAAAATGACCTTATCACCCGCATCCCCACCACTACCAAAAATCATTTCTACCAGATCAGTGAACGTTTCTTTAATATCTGGTACCTGATGCGCCACGGCAAAAACGGAGATAAACGAAAAGTGCGGTGGCTTGTGCGCTTTTTAGAAGAATGGTGTGATAATCACGAGATTGTGGCCAGGGCAAAACAGCATATTTCCCAATTGAAAAAGGTTAAACAGTATAAAGATCGATCTGCCTACTACTTGACTGAAGCCATTGCCCAGTCCAAACACCTGCCCAAAGCAATACAACATGAATTGTTAACGTCCACCCGTTCTTTTTTGTCAGAAAGACGGAGTGAATGGCTCGCCTACCTCAGTGAGTCGGATGTCAGTTTATCAGAAAAAGGATTTGTCTTAATAGAAGAAAAAAAATATGAAGAGGCATTATCGCATTTTTTGCAGATGAAAGAAAAAGATGCTGCTGCTTTAGCATATTGTTATTACTATCTCGGTAAAACTCATTTGGCGGAAAACTATTGGAAAATGGCGATCGAAAAAGGGCATGTAGGTGCATTAAATAACTTGGCGCTTTTGTACAAAAATGAGTACAAAGACTTTGAAAAGGCAAGGGACTATTATCTACAGGCGATCGAAAAAGGGGATGTAGCTGCATTAAATAACTTAGCGCTTTTGTATGAAGAAGAATACAAGGACCCTGAAAAGGCGAGGGACTATTATCTACAGGCGATCGAAAAAGGGCATGTAGCTGCATTAAATAACTTGGCGCTTTTGTACAAAAATGAGTACAAAGACCCTGAAAAGGCGAGGGACTATTATCTACAGGCGATCGAAAAAGGGGATGTAAATGCGATGTATAACTTGGCGGTTTTGTATGATGAAGAATACAAGGACCCTGAAAAGGCGAGGGACTATTATCTACAGGCGATCGAAAAAGGGCATGTAAATGCGATGTATAACTTGGCGAATTTGTATGCTAATACGCATAAGGACCCTGAAAAGGCGAGGGACTATTATCTACAGGCGATCGAAAAAGGGCATGTAGATGCATTAAATAACTTGGCGGTTTTGTATGATGAAGAATACAAAGACCCTGAAAAGGCGAGGGACTATTATCTACAGGCGATCGAAAAAGGGGATGTAAATGCGATGTATAACTTGGCGCTTTTGTATGCTAATACGCATAAGGACCCTGAAAAGGCGAGGGACTATTATCTACAGGCGATCGAAAAAGGGCATGTAGATGCATTAAATAACTTGGCGCTTTTGTATGATGAAGAATACAAGG from Saprospiraceae bacterium encodes:
- a CDS encoding tetratricopeptide repeat protein; the encoded protein is MSKMPLVASIYNPQNQSKAELIEGFVVRKKIFKKLFTEIETATMEHPEQHYLIVGKRGMGKTTLLLRLAYEVENSEPLSAWLMPLVFNEEEYSIRKLYKFWIRIGELMRDNDNGLFLGLPEEMEQLSEQYHDDDAYEKAIFELLSKRLQQQQKKIILFIDNVGDMFTKFTEKEAHRLRKILQTSADIRIFAASSKLIEAFYTYSHPFYEFFKMEELSGLDQQETEDILLQLGKAYQQEDKIKHILEHEKGRVEALRRLTGGVIRTMVLLFEIFIDKKDGDAFNDLETILDRVTPLYKHRMDDLSPNQQEIVEAIAFAWDAINVKEIKQKTRMESKVISAQLNALVKNDLITRIPTTTKNHFYQISERFFNIWYLMRHGKNGDKRKVRWLVRFLEEWCDNHEIVARAKQHISQLKKVKQYKDRSAYYLTEAIAQSKHLPKAIQHELLTSTRSFLSERRSEWLAYLSESDVSLSEKGFVLIEEKKYEEALSHFLQMKEKDAAALAYCYYYLGKTHLAENYWKMAIEKGHVGALNNLALLYKNEYKDFEKARDYYLQAIEKGDVAALNNLALLYEEEYKDPEKARDYYLQAIEKGHVAALNNLALLYKNEYKDPEKARDYYLQAIEKGDVNAMYNLAVLYDEEYKDPEKARDYYLQAIEKGHVNAMYNLANLYANTHKDPEKARDYYLQAIEKGHVDALNNLAVLYDEEYKDPEKARDYYLQAIEKGDVNAMYNLALLYANTHKDPEKARDYYLQAIEKGHVDALNNLALLYDEEYKDPEKARDYYLQAIEKGDVNAMYNLAVLYEEEYKDPEKARDYYLQAIEKGDVDAMNNLAYLFFTEANKDKKAEAIAYAEEAIKKCPDNNIQHTLASIYLWNDKFNLSLQLAEQFLYDSEFLSEESEAIFQYLLLLLAKKQYNFLLAYFNDKKHELLQLKDRFKPIYYALMYELQGQYPNEYLRMGEELRETVEEILKEVEAMKEKYA